The DNA sequence CGACCGAGCTGTCGGCGCGCAGATGCTCACCGGCCGCCCGCAGCTCGGTGAGCATCTGCCGGTTCAGCGCGTTGAGCCGCTCCGGCCGGTGGAGAGTCACCACCGCCAAGCCCGGTTCGGGCCTCGCCACGTCCACTGTCTGCTGTGCCGCCACCGACGACTCCCTGATTCGTTCCATCCCGGCCTGTTGTGAAGGACTCTAAGGTTGCCCGCGTTGCGGAAAAGATCCTTTCCCTCCGACGGGGGGAGGAATCCCTTCTTCCGGGGGGTATCGGCTTCCGGGCCGTGTCGGCATTCTAGGGAAAGCCCAGAAGAAATCGACCAGCTACCGGGCCCCCGGGCGTTCCGTGCTCGCCGGCGACGCGCCCTGGACAAGTAATACTTCTCGATCCTCGAAACGGCTCGTGCGCATGGCCGCCCGGAATGCCGACCACCGGAATGCCGGTCAGCAGTCCTTCCGGCTGCTGGGCGCCCGGCCGGGTCAGTCAGAAGGAGGAAATATGCGCGTTCGTCGTTCGGCCGTGATCGCCGGTACCGTGGGTATCCTGCTCGTCGCGTTCGCGGTCGTCCTGAAATTCCTGATCGTCCCGCTCGCGACCAGGCTGCCGGGGGACACGGACCTCACCGTCGGCTATGAAGGGACCGCGACGCTGCTCGACAGCGAAGCCTTACAGGCGGGTGACGTAAAGGCGGCATTACGAACCGACGTGCCGATCACTGTGGATCGGCACGTCGTCGCGCTGTCCACCGACGGCGACACCGCGGTAATCGAGGACTCGTTGGCGGTGAAGGCCAAGGACCTGCGGCTGCCGGCCAGCACCTACACCTACGCGGTCGACCGGTCGACGCTGCGCGGTGTGGAGGTGCCGGCGCCGGCCGTCCCCGGCGTCGAGCCGGCTCATGGCGCGCTGACGTCGGCCTTCCCGATAAGCCCCGCCAAGGACGACCGCTACACGTACTACGACCCGGTGACCCGCACCGTGGTACCCGTCCACTACAGCGGGACCGACTCGCGAGGCGGGCGGACGGTCAACGTCTACCGGTTCTCCGCCGAGGGGCCGGTGCGCAACGCCGCGCTCCTGAAGGAGCTGCCGGCGGGCCTGCCCAGAAACCTCGTCGGCACGCTCGCCCCGCTGCTGCCGGCCGAGGCCGTCGCGGCGTTCACACCGGCGGCGGTCGCCGCGCTGCCCGACCCGGTGCCGATGACCTTCACCGCGTCCACCGATATCGTCGCCTACGTCGACGAGCAGACCGGCGTCGCTATCGACGAGACCATCGCCCAGCAGGTCGTCGCGCACACGTCAGTGGCGGACAAGGATGTGGCGCTCCTGCCGGTCCTGGCACTGGACTTCCACATCACCCAGGCCAGCATCGAGGATCTCGCCGACACCGCGGCTTCCGCCGGTCTGCTGCTGACCCTCGTCGGCCTCGTCGCGCCGCTCCTTCTGCTCGTGCTCGGACTGCTTCTGGTCGTTTACGCCGTGCTGCGGCGTTCACCGCCAGTC is a window from the Parafrankia irregularis genome containing:
- a CDS encoding porin PorA family protein, with the protein product MRVRRSAVIAGTVGILLVAFAVVLKFLIVPLATRLPGDTDLTVGYEGTATLLDSEALQAGDVKAALRTDVPITVDRHVVALSTDGDTAVIEDSLAVKAKDLRLPASTYTYAVDRSTLRGVEVPAPAVPGVEPAHGALTSAFPISPAKDDRYTYYDPVTRTVVPVHYSGTDSRGGRTVNVYRFSAEGPVRNAALLKELPAGLPRNLVGTLAPLLPAEAVAAFTPAAVAALPDPVPMTFTASTDIVAYVDEQTGVAIDETIAQQVVAHTSVADKDVALLPVLALDFHITQASIEDLADTAASAGLLLTLVGLVAPLLLLVLGLLLVVYAVLRRSPPVSAGDADDADGLAHEAEDGTGSENESSRGTDQTVGATAEETAPSGSAAP